GTGATCACTTTGAATTGTATTGCATTAAGAAGACCTGAGGCTATCTGGTCTAAAATTCACGAACAACTGAGTGCTGCAGGTTGTGGTGATGGTGGCATTAATACTATGGGGGGACTACAGGAGTTCTTGGAGAAGCATCGTGATACAGCTTTTGTTGTTGTATTAGACGAAATGGATAAGTTGCTGACATCTCGCTTGGATGACACCAACGCCAGAAAGATCATAGTGGAGCTGTTTCTGCTCGCGAAAATGCCATCTGTGAGGTTTACGTTGGTCGGCATTGCGAACAGCATGGATATAAAGGATCGGTTTTTGAATAGACTAATGTTGGCGTCAGACTTCTTGCCTCATATCGTTAACTTCTCCCCTTACACGTCTGAGCAAATGTTTGAGATCGTCAATAGTAAATTGAAGATGGTGGATGAGAGCGAATGTATTATACAGCCCATGGCCATCAAGTTTGCTGCAAAGAAATGCTCGAGCAACACAGGGGATCTAAGGAAGCTGTTCGATGTTTTAAGGAATAGCATTGACATTGCGGAACTTGAGTCTATACGCAGTAGCTCGTCACAGCCTGTGGTTCGGGTGACGTTGACGCATGTAGCGAAGGTATTCTCCACATACATGGACAACTCTTCTACAAAATCAAGAATTTCAAAGTTAAACATGCAGCAGAAAATGGTATTATGCGCACTAGTTAATAGGGAGAACTATGCTGCAGACCAAGGAAGGTGCTCAATTGATGACGCATACGACTACTATTCGAAGCTTTTGTCATCAACTGTTGCAATTAACCCATTGAAAAGAAAAGAGTTCTTGGAGAGTTGTGATGCATTGGAGATGTGTGGAGTTGTATCCATAGAAAAGGGCAAGCATGGAAAAAAGGCCAAGCAGTTGGTCAGGTTGATAAAATGTACCGTTGATGAAAAAGAGTTTCACGACGAAGTATCAAAGGTTGAATTACTTAAGAGATTGATTGTCTAAAGGGTTCAATTAGACAATTATCGGTATAAAGGGAACGataaataataaagaaTTAATACTAATAAAAATTATAATAAACACTTTTTAATGCATCTAGCTTTCATTTCTGTTAATAAATTTAGAAAATAAACTATATCTCACATCTATAATCACATCCAAATATGGATATATCCTTGCGAGTCTCCTGCAGCTATTTCTGCACGGGTTACTTCGGCGACTTCGGAGGAGTCCGAAGTCTGTTCTTTAGTTCTAATTCTTGATGATATTGCAGTTATTTTATTCTCCTTGCCTGAAAGGATTGACTGTAAACGGATTAAATCCCACTTGCCAGACCTATTTGTCAATTCATATAGTCCTATTTTGCCCGCATCATTTCCTACAATTACAatgtcttcttctttccAGTACATATGCCTTTTCTCTGATGcatcaatattattaaAACTCATAAATGAGATGGCCGTAATCCTCTCTTCTAATGCTATGCTTGTATATTTGGTACCATTCAAATCATAAACTGTAACTTTACCATCTTTTGTTGCAGTTACAATATTGCCGGTGCTTCCAGATAAAGACGCATGAGTTGCCTTTTCTGTAATAGTTTGGATGACATCACCATTTAAAATATCCCAAGTATACACAGCTCCCGAAGTGTCAAGCGTTAAGAACGTGTTATATTCTTTAGCTGCAACAATTTCTTTGATTTCGCTAAAATGACCATAAAAATTCTTAACGTGCTCAACATGACTACTGTCACCAGTGACACTGGCTTTCCATAGCTTGCATATTCCAATATCATCTCCTGTGATAAAATAGTGATCATGATAATTAGCTAAGGATGTAATAGTGGTGGAATGCATGTTCTTGAAAAGTTTATTTCCTACCAAAAGAGACGTTTGTTCTGTTACCCTTGCAGTAGTACCAAGTAATGCAATAGTATCATGAAAATATCCAGTCCATTGAGGCTGGTTATGACTGTAGCTAAGCTCAACGGATGCAATTGTACTTTGGTCGTCAATTGCTGATGTCATCCTGACGGATGAATCAGGCAGCCGTAGAGTATCTGAGAAACTATTACCTAACTGGCGAATTCCTCTAAAATTCCTTGGAGGATGCGGCAAGTCAAATAATTGAAGAGGTGTCTGGCCAAAATTGTGGATTATGCCAGTAATTGTTCTGCGCTCATTTTCATCGTTTATACTATCTAAGTGAACCGCACCAGGATAACTCAACCTGTTGAAAACGTTTACCGATTCAATAGCTTCCTTGCCTTTTTGCTTAAAACCAAATATTAGGTCAATCCATTTGTGTAAGTTTTCAGATACATACGGACTTTCCAGTGCTTCTCGGTTCTTGCTGATAAAAATCTTGGGGTCATTTTTCGCCCAAGGAGGTAAAATAACGTCCCCAACCTGTTCGCCTGATTGTAGCTTTCCGAATTCATAGTCATTAACATTTGTTAGGAAATCAGGCAGATAGAAAAACTCTGGTATTAGTTCACGTACATCGGTAGTATTTTCGCTCGAAGCTGATTTCCACGACCGTTCAATGGAGTTAAATATTCTATCGGGCGGGCCAAATCTTCCTCCCTGCAGCAGAAGGTATGAAACCACAAATGGTTGCAAACGAATCAAGTATGAAGAAACAATCATTGCTGAAGAGTAATGAGTTCCATAGTGAAATGGTGGAGAATTATCGTCCTCCAAGGCCGACAAAGCTTCGTATCTCTCGACAAATTGTTGCATTATGGTGCTGTCCTGTACACCGATCGGTTTTGATAAATCCCTAAAGCTCTTAGGGTCACTTAAATCAAGTTCCTCACTTGTATAATCAGCTATTACCCATGGAAACACCGGATATTGTGTTAAGTCGTTAAATGTTCTTCCAGCCAGGGTGTTAACGATTATTAAATAATAGAAATTAGAAATATACCCATTTCTCCATAATTTCAATGACTGCAAAGTATCCACTAAGTTTGCTGTTGGTGAAAACACGCTCGCAAACTTTGTTGACAATGTAGCTGCAGATATACCATTTTTAAAACCGATTTCATATGTGCGCTGATTAACACCATTTAAAGTTTCAAATAATACAGGATCCATCTCAGTTCCCTTGAATGCCTTATCCATATGTCTGTAAACATTATCTCTTACAGTCGTGTTTGAAAAAGTTACAAGGCAACTCCTA
This window of the Eremothecium sinecaudum strain ATCC 58844 chromosome VII, complete sequence genome carries:
- the CDC6 gene encoding AAA family ATPase CDC6 (Syntenic homolog of Ashbya gossypii AFR621C; Syntenic homolog of Saccharomyces cerevisiae YJL194W (CDC6)) translates to MLSRTKRTLLPFEDEAPPLKRFHGLCTPPTSPEKKDICVKQVAAIENDDVIIEPRRLVFGECSLYSRTKSVLQRSSVVNVAAPWLPTRKEQYLAIEKFLKDTIASDHGNSLYITGPPGTGKTAQLELLMKKKFKDDIEGGTDGESRVLDQGLANTLHYEVAPGDYRKVSVITLNCIALRRPEAIWSKIHEQLSAAGCGDGGINTMGGLQEFLEKHRDTAFVVVLDEMDKLLTSRLDDTNARKIIVELFLLAKMPSVRFTLVGIANSMDIKDRFLNRLMLASDFLPHIVNFSPYTSEQMFEIVNSKLKMVDESECIIQPMAIKFAAKKCSSNTGDLRKLFDVLRNSIDIAELESIRSSSSQPVVRVTLTHVAKVFSTYMDNSSTKSRISKLNMQQKMVLCALVNRENYAADQGRCSIDDAYDYYSKLLSSTVAINPLKRKEFLESCDALEMCGVVSIEKGKHGKKAKQLVRLIKCTVDEKEFHDEVSKVELLKRLIV